Proteins from one Sylvia atricapilla isolate bSylAtr1 chromosome 1, bSylAtr1.pri, whole genome shotgun sequence genomic window:
- the LOC136365214 gene encoding LOW QUALITY PROTEIN: serpin B6-like (The sequence of the model RefSeq protein was modified relative to this genomic sequence to represent the inferred CDS: inserted 1 base in 1 codon): MESLCAANTTFAVELFRKLCEKNRGQNVFFSPFSISSALSMVLLGARGSTEAQISKVLSLKNAQDAHKXYQSLLSEINDPNTKYILRTANRLYGEKTLEFLASFLESSQKSYHAGLEQMDFVHAWEDCRKQINGWVEERTEGKIQNLLSEGILNSLTRLVLVNAIYFKGSWEKPFRTQSTRERPFHINKNETRPVQMMFKEENFKMAYIGDLQTKILELPYVGNELSMIILLPDAIRDGSTGLERLEKELTYEKLMGWISPEMMRSTQVSVSLPRFKLEEDYKLKPVLSSMGMPDAFDLGKADFSGISSGKELVLSEVVHKSFVEVNEEATEAAAATTAIVLIMGCAMTVPEFIHSFTADHPFLFFIRHNKTGSILFCGRFCCPKEEMSWQHRCHHRINLHFPWTR; the protein is encoded by the exons ATGGAAAGCCTCTGTGCAGCAAACACCACTTTTGCTGTGGAGCTGTTCAGAAAGCTGTGTGAGAAGAACCGTGGGCAGAATGTGTTCTTTTCACCATTTagtatttcttctgctttgtctATGGTTCTGCTGGGTGCAAGAGGTAGCACTGAAGCCCAAATAAGCAAG GTGCTTTCTCTGAAGAATGCTCAGGATGCTCACA GGTATCAATCCCTTCTCTCTGAAATTAATGATCCCAACACCAAATACATCCTGAGAACTGCAAACCGGCTCTATGGAGAAAAGACCTTGGAGTTTCTTGCA TCTTTCCTAGAGTCCAGTCAGAAATCCTACCATGCTGGCCTAGAGCAGATGGACTTTGTGCATGCTTGGGAGGATTGCAGGAAACAAATCAATGGCTGGGTAGAGGAAAGGACTGAAG GTAAAATTCAGAACCTGTTGTCAGAGGGGATTCTCAATTCCCTGACCAGACTTGTGTTGGTGAATGCCATCTACTTCAaaggcagctgggaaaagccatTCAGGACACAGAGTACCAGAGAAAGGCCATTCCACATTAACAAG AATGAGACCAGACCTGTGCAGATGAtgttcaaagaagaaaattttaagatgGCCTACATTGGGGACTTGCAGACCAAAATCCTTGAGCTCCCCTATGTGGGTAATGAACTGAGCATGATCATCCTGCTCCCTGATGCAATCCGGGATGGATCCACAGGCTTGGAAAGA ctggaaaaagaacTTACTTATGAGAAGCTGATGGGTTGGATCAGTCCAGAAATGATGAGGTCTACACAGGTGAGTGTGTCTTTACCCAGATTTAAACTGGAAGAAGATTACAAGCTGAAACCTGTTCTGAGCAGCATGGGAATGCCTGATGCATTTGACTTGGGGAAGGCAGACTTCTCAGGAATCTCATCTGGCAAGGAGCTGGTGCTGTCTGAAGTGGTTCACAAGTCCTTTGTGGAAGTCAATGAAGAAGCCACcgaagcagctgctgccacaacTGCTATAGTGCTTATTATGGGGTGCGCAATGACAGTTCCagaattcattcattcattcactgCAGATCatcccttcctcttcttcatccGGCACAACAAAACTGGCAGCATTTTGTTCTGTGGCAGGTTTTGCTGTCCTAAGGAGGAGATGTCTTGGCAGCATAGATGTCATCACAGAATAAACTTACATTTCCCTTGGACAAGGTGA
- the LOC136365239 gene encoding serpin B6-like codes for MESLCAANTTFAVELFRKLCEKNSGQNVFFSPFSISSALSMVLLGSRGSTEAQISKVLSLKNAQDAHNGYQSLLSEINDPNTKYILRTANRLYGEKSLEFLASFLESSQKSYHAGLEQMDFVHAWEDCRKQINGWVEERTEGKIQNLLAEGFLNSLTRLVLVNAIYFKGSWEKPFRKQWTRESPFQINKNETRPVQMMFKEANFNMTYIGDLQTKILELSYVGNELSMIILLPDAIRDGSTGLERLEGELTYEKLMGWISPEMMRSTQVMVYLPRFKLEENYFLKPLLSSMGMSDAFDLEKADFSGISSGKELVLSEVIHKSFVEVNEEGTEAAAATAEPMCGCCGIMSTPEFTADHPFLFFIRHNKTGSILFCGRFCCP; via the exons ATGGAAAGCCTCTGTGCAGCAAACACCACTTTTGCTGTGGAGCTCTTCAGAAAGCTGTGTGAGAAGAACAGTGGGCAGAATGTGTTCTTTTCACCATTTagtatttcttctgctttgtctATGGTTCTGCTGGGTTCAAGAGGTAGCACTGAAGCCCAAATAAGCAAG GTGCTTTCTCTGAAGAATGCTCAGGATGCTCACAATGGGTATCAGTCCCTTCTCTCTGAAATTAATGATCCCAACACCAAATACATCCTGAGAACTGCAAACCGGCTCTATGGAGAAAAGTCCTTGGAGTTTCTTGCA TCTTTCCTAGAGTCCAGTCAGAAATCCTACCATGCTGGCCTAGAGCAGATGGACTTTGTGCATGCTTGGGAGGATTGCAGGAAACAAATCAATGGCTGGGTAGAGGAAAGGACTGAAG GTAAAATTCAGAACCTGTTGGCAGAAGGGTTTCTCAATTCCCTGACCAGACTTGTGTTGGTGAATGCCATCTACTTCAaaggcagctgggaaaagccatTCAGGAAACAGTGGACCAGAGAATCCCCTTTCCAAATTAATAAG AATGAGACCAGACCTGTGCAGATGATGTTCAAGGAGGCAAATTTTAACATGACTTACATTGGGGACCTGCAGACCAAAATCCTTGAGCTCTCCTATGTGGGTAATGAACTGAGCATGATCATCCTGCTCCCTGATGCAATCCGGGATGGATCCACAGGCTTGGAAAGA ctggaagGAGAACTTACTTATGAGAAGCTGATGGGTTGGATCAGTCCAGAAATGATGAGGTCTACACAGGTGATGGTGTATTTACCCAGAtttaaactggaagaaaacTACTTTCTGAAACCCCTTCTTAGCAGCATGGGAATGTCTGATGCATTTGACTTGGAGAAGGCAGACTTCTCAGGGATCTCATCTGGCAAGGAGCTGGTGCTGTCCGAAGTGATTCACAAGTCCTTTGTGGAAGTCAATGAAGAAGGcactgaagcagctgctgccacagcagagccAATGTGTGGGTGTTGCGGCATAATGTCCACCCCAGAATTCACTGCAGATCatcccttcctcttcttcatccGGCACAACAAAACTGGCAGCATTTTGTTCTGTGGCAGGTTTTGCTGTCCCTAA